The sequence GATATGTCTACGATAAACCCCAGTATAGCTGCCCCGGCACGCTATCTTTATAGGATGTCTGCTGATGGTGTAATACCTGATTGGTTTTCTCGCCTTCATCCTAAATTCCGCACGCCTCATATAGCTATTGCTTTTCTTGGGATAATAATGCTTATTTTGATATCTACTGGTTCCATAATATATGTGGCGACAATAAGCTTGTTTGCCGACCTCTTATATTATGTAATAGGTTTCGCTGCGGCTATAGGGCTTAGAAGGAAAAGACCTGATCTTGAAAGGCCTTATAGAGCCCCTTGGCTTACCTTAGGTTCCATAATATGTATAATCGCCTATATAGTTATGATGACTCAGCTTCCCACCGAAGGGGTCTGGACGGGAGCAATCTGGTGTGGCTTAGGACTCTTAATATACTGGCTTTACTCTAGAGAGGGAGCTTTAAAGGGAGTCTCTCTGGATAAGGTGGTCGTTAAGCTTCCTCCCATGCCCAGCAAGGATGTTAAGGAGCTACTTGATAGGGAGTTTAAGATATGGAAGATAGGAGTAGGTATAGCCTTTTTTGCTGTAATACTTCTTTATATACTTCCTCTTTTTGTGAGATGATTTTTAAAGAAAGTTGGAGAAATAAAGATATAGAGCTAGGTATTCTTTAAAATTCCCTGTTTTTCCCTTAAGGATTTCCTTTTTTGTCGGTGGATTAAAGCCCTTCTTAAGGTATAATTTAATGCTTGATGAGTGGGTGCCGGGCTAAAGGTGTAATTACGACCGCGGCTAATCTGAATAGGATAGGGGGCTTGCCCCGGGAAGAGGGCAAGCCCCCTATTTTTTATGCCTTGAAGGAGGGTGAGATGGTAATGGAGTGGAGGCATAAGCATCTTTTTGATATTGATGATTGGAGTCGAGAGGATATTGAAAGCGTTTTAAATCTTGCAAGCGAATTTGAAAGAAGGTTAGACAGTAAGGAGAGCCTTCCATCCCTTAAGGGAAGGACATTGGTTAACTTTTTTCTTGAGAGCTCAACGCGAACAAGGGTTTCTTTTGAGATAGCGGCTAAGCTCTTAGGTATAAATGTGATGAATTGGGCGACAGCCTCATCGAGCATGGCAGTTAAGGGTGAGAGCTTAAAGGATACGGTTTGGACCTTGGAATCAATGGGAGTTGACATGATAGTTATAAGAAGCTCTTGGGTTGGAGCTCCTCAGTATATCGCGCGGAAGGCAAGGAGAGCAAGAGTGATAAACGCAGGTGATGGGACTCATGCCCATCCTACACAAGCTCTTTTGGATATATACACTGCTTGGAAAAGATTTGGAAGCCTTGAAGGAAAGAGGGTTCTAATAGCTGGAGATATAGTTCAAAGTAGGGTTGCTCGGAGCGACATAATAGGCTTTAAGAAAATGGGAGCTTATGTTTTCGTTTCTGGGCCAAGAAACATGGTTCCTCTTCATCTTGATGCCTTAGGTGTTAGCTATGAGCCGGACTTTATTAAAGCGGTTAAGGAAGCGGATGTAATATACCTTTTAAGAGTTCAAAAGGAACGATGGAAGGCAAGTGCTATACCCTCGGATTATGAGTATCATATGAACTTTGGTTGTAGAGAGGAAGTATTGAAGGAAGCCAAGCCTGAAGCTATAGTTATGCATCCTGGACCGATAAATAGGGGAGTGGAGCTTTCCTCAGAAGTTGCTGATGGACCGCAAAGCCTGATTCTAGAACAGGTTAGAAACGGCGTTATGGTTAGAACTGCTCTACTTTACCTTTACTTGGGAGGTGAAAGGTAATGATTATCCTCAAGGGAGTTAAGCTTTTTGATGGTGAGAGGTTAAGGGAAGGTCTTTATGATTTGCTGATCGAAGGTAGGATCGTTAAGAGGATAGTTCCCACTGGTAATATGAATATGTTTGAAGGTGCGAAGGTAATAGATCTCAGCGGTAAGATAGCATGCCCTGGCTTTATAGATATTCATGTTCATTTGAGGGAGCCTGGAGGAGAGTGGAGAGAGGAGATAAAAAGCGGGGCGCTAGCGGGAGCATATGGGGGCTTCACAACGATAGTTGCCATGCCTAACACTAATCCTCCTATAGACAGCCCCGAGCTTGTCAGGTTCGTTAAGCTCACGGGTGAAAGGGCTAAGGGAGCTAAAGTTCTTCCGGCAGGAAGCGTCAGCAAGGGGCGCGAGGGTAAAGAGCTTACTGAGATGGCGAGGATGGTAAAAGAGGGAGCGGTTCTATTTACGGAGGATGGCTCGCCTACGGTAAGAACCGATCTTCTGAGGAGTGCGATGCTATATGCTAAGGATCTGGGAGTGAGAATTATGGAGCATCCAGAGGATCCGTACCTTTCCGAGAACGGTCAGATTAATGAGGGAAAGGTTTCCGCAATATCGGGGTTAAAGGGGATTCCTGCAACCTCTGAGCTTATTGATGTGGAGCGATGTATTGCCCTTTCAAGAGAGCTCGACGTCCCAATTCACATAACCCATGTTTCGACGGCCTTGGCAATCAGAGCCATAAGAAAGGCGAAGGAAGAGGGAGTAAAGGTAACATGCGATGTTACGCCTCATCATTTGACTCTCGATGAGAGCAAAATTCTTGAGAGCGGTTATGATTCGGTTTATAAGGTTAGACCACCCCTAAGGAGCTTGGAGGATGTGGAAGCCCTCTGGGATGCTCTGAGGAATGGCGTGATAGACGCTATAGCTACCGACCATGCTCCGTACCATATTGATGAGAAGGACCTTCCCTTTGAGGAGGCGCCCTCTGGTATAGCTTCCCTTGAGTGTGCTGTTGCAGTGGTTTTGGACGCTTGGGAGAAGCGAAATAGGCCGGTTTCTTTAGATAGATTGCTAAGGCTCTTTACATCCGGTCCTTCAAGGGTTTTACCTGAAAGTTATAGAAGCTTAGGCTATCTCAGGGAGGGAGGCTTCGCTGATATAACGGTCATTGATCTTGATAAGGTTTCAAGAGTAGATGTGTCAACCTGGAAAAGCAAAGCTCGTTTAACCCCTTGGAATGGCCTTTCTCTTAAAGGCTGGCCTATTTTGACCATGGTTGAGGGAGAGATTATAAATGATATTTGAATTGGAAGGTTTTGTTGCTAATAAAGTCAAGGTGATGGAGGGGGTATATTATCTTTCAATTGAGTCCCCCTCTATATCCTCTGTAGCCTATCCTGGTCAGTTTGTTCTAATAAGGGTATCTCCTTCTCTGGACCCTCTCTTAAGAAGGCCCTTTTCCATTGCTGGTGTGAAAGATGGATGCGTTGAAGTCCTATTTTCCGTGGTTGGGAGAGGAACGGAGCTTCTCTCAAGGGTTAAGATCGGTGATGTTCTCTCCTTAAGGGGTCCGCTAGGAAAGGGATTTCCAGCCCCCTCTTTTGAGCTTCTTTTGGTTGGTGGAGGCATGGGTGTTGCTCCTCTTCTTTTCGCTCATCAGCGTTATGGAGGTAAGATTGTTTTCGGTGTGAAGGATAAGGTTTATAAGGGCTTATGCGATTGGATTAGGGATAATGTGGGCGATGGTTTATCCCTCTTTTCTGAGGATGGGAGTATAGGGGAAAGGGGAACCGCTTTAGATGGGGCCTTATCTTTAGCTTGTAGTGATGCTGAGGTTTGGGTTTGCGGTCCTGATGCTATGCTTTACGAGGCCTTTAGGGTTTTGAGCGGTAAAGTTAAGAGGCTTTTAGGGAGCTTCGAAAGCAGGATGGCTTGTGGAATAGGAGGCTGTTACGGCTGTAGTATAAGGACCAAAGGCGGTATGAAGAGAGTTTGTTATGATGGACCTGTTTTTGATTTAAGGGAGGTTTTTTAATATGGATGTTTCCTGTGAGGTTGGCGGCCTTAAGTTAAAGTCTCCTTTGATAATATCTTCTGGAGTTTGGCCCTTTGATCCGGATCTTTGGAGATCCCCCTATACACATGGTGTTGGAGCCATATGCACCAAGGGCTTAACCTTACATCCAAGGGATGGAAATCCGGGAATTCGCATATGGGAAGTTCGCGGAGGGTTATTAAACAGCATAGGGCTTGAGAACCCTGGAGTTGGCGGATTTGTTAGAGAATATCTACCTAAGCTTAAGGATAGGGATGTTCCTCTAATAGTAAATCTTTGGGCCGGCAGTTTAGAGGAGCTCAAGCCCTCAATGGAGATTTTAAGGGACTTCGAAAGCGATATAGATGCGATTGAGCTAAATGTATCGTGTCCCAATGTGGGAGAGAAAGATCATATATTAAGGGAAAGGCTTTCAGAGCTAAGTAGCATTTTTAGTTGTGCCCGCCGTCTTTGGAGTGGACCTTTATGGGTTAAGCTTTCTCCGATGTCGCCTCAGGTAATTAGCGAGGCTCTGATTGCTCAAGAGGAGGGGATAAATGCTGTAGTCTTGGCCAATACCTGGCTGGGTATGGCGATAGATGTAAATAGAGAAAAACCCGTGTTTGAGAGGGTTACTGCTGGCCTTTCTGGTCCAGCTATATTTCCGCTAACCTTAAGACTCGTTTGGGAAGTGAAAGAAAGGGTTAGCATAGATGTTATAGGTTGCGGAGGAATTTCAAGCTGGGAGGATGCGGTTTCCATGTTTTTAGCTGGGGCTTCAGCTGTCGAAATAGGGACGATAACCTTTTTAGAGATCGATGCTCCCGCTAAGATCCTTTCGGGAATAGGATCCTATCTTAAAGGTAAGGGCTACGCTTATCTTAAGGAGATAATAGGAAAGGCGAAGGGAGGTAGAGTTTAATGGGTGATTCTCCGTTAATCTTGGCCCTTGACATGGAAAGTCTAGAGGAGATGTGGGGTGTTCTTGATCTTGTTGGAGATAAGGTCAAACAAATAAAGATAGGTCATAGGCTCTTTGCCTTGGGAGGTAGAGATCTTCTAAGAAAGCTGAACGAAAGATGGAGAGTCTTCCTTGACTTTAAGCTTCATGATATACCA comes from Synergistota bacterium and encodes:
- a CDS encoding dihydroorotase; translation: MIILKGVKLFDGERLREGLYDLLIEGRIVKRIVPTGNMNMFEGAKVIDLSGKIACPGFIDIHVHLREPGGEWREEIKSGALAGAYGGFTTIVAMPNTNPPIDSPELVRFVKLTGERAKGAKVLPAGSVSKGREGKELTEMARMVKEGAVLFTEDGSPTVRTDLLRSAMLYAKDLGVRIMEHPEDPYLSENGQINEGKVSAISGLKGIPATSELIDVERCIALSRELDVPIHITHVSTALAIRAIRKAKEEGVKVTCDVTPHHLTLDESKILESGYDSVYKVRPPLRSLEDVEALWDALRNGVIDAIATDHAPYHIDEKDLPFEEAPSGIASLECAVAVVLDAWEKRNRPVSLDRLLRLFTSGPSRVLPESYRSLGYLREGGFADITVIDLDKVSRVDVSTWKSKARLTPWNGLSLKGWPILTMVEGEIINDI
- a CDS encoding aspartate carbamoyltransferase catalytic subunit is translated as MEWRHKHLFDIDDWSREDIESVLNLASEFERRLDSKESLPSLKGRTLVNFFLESSTRTRVSFEIAAKLLGINVMNWATASSSMAVKGESLKDTVWTLESMGVDMIVIRSSWVGAPQYIARKARRARVINAGDGTHAHPTQALLDIYTAWKRFGSLEGKRVLIAGDIVQSRVARSDIIGFKKMGAYVFVSGPRNMVPLHLDALGVSYEPDFIKAVKEADVIYLLRVQKERWKASAIPSDYEYHMNFGCREEVLKEAKPEAIVMHPGPINRGVELSSEVADGPQSLILEQVRNGVMVRTALLYLYLGGER
- a CDS encoding dihydroorotate dehydrogenase, which translates into the protein MDVSCEVGGLKLKSPLIISSGVWPFDPDLWRSPYTHGVGAICTKGLTLHPRDGNPGIRIWEVRGGLLNSIGLENPGVGGFVREYLPKLKDRDVPLIVNLWAGSLEELKPSMEILRDFESDIDAIELNVSCPNVGEKDHILRERLSELSSIFSCARRLWSGPLWVKLSPMSPQVISEALIAQEEGINAVVLANTWLGMAIDVNREKPVFERVTAGLSGPAIFPLTLRLVWEVKERVSIDVIGCGGISSWEDAVSMFLAGASAVEIGTITFLEIDAPAKILSGIGSYLKGKGYAYLKEIIGKAKGGRV
- a CDS encoding dihydroorotate dehydrogenase — encoded protein: MIFELEGFVANKVKVMEGVYYLSIESPSISSVAYPGQFVLIRVSPSLDPLLRRPFSIAGVKDGCVEVLFSVVGRGTELLSRVKIGDVLSLRGPLGKGFPAPSFELLLVGGGMGVAPLLFAHQRYGGKIVFGVKDKVYKGLCDWIRDNVGDGLSLFSEDGSIGERGTALDGALSLACSDAEVWVCGPDAMLYEAFRVLSGKVKRLLGSFESRMACGIGGCYGCSIRTKGGMKRVCYDGPVFDLREVF